In a single window of the Pseudodesulfovibrio profundus genome:
- the glpA gene encoding anaerobic glycerol-3-phosphate dehydrogenase subunit GlpA — MKVLQTTILILGGGATGTGIARDLALRGVKCLLAERHDINAGASGGNHGLLHSGARYVASDMEAAVECREEGEIIKRLAPQCIEDTGGLFVAVEGDDEDYVANFQAMCDRSGVPAQELDLDEARSLEPVLSDKLIAAYAVEDGAIDPFMLSLDNMAHAMEHEAEYVRNAKVIGFVKESGKIKRTQFRHEVTGELFEVEAEVVVNATGAWAGLVAELAGASINILYSAGSLIITQDRLTKRVINRLRKAADSDILVPGGTVSVLGTTSVTVEHPNDCRPTVTEVDRIIDDARAMIPLLETTRYIRAYAGVRPLVLSGDGSDARSVSRGFSLIDHADDGVENFVTITGGKLTTYRMMAEKTADLVCGKINVTKPCLTATEPLPASTMGRWTEPGLGPKSWITKRDGDDLILCECEMISKATIDTIIANMGDDHGESALQAIGLRSRVGKGPCQGGFCGLRVTGHLYDEGLVKSQQGMDELKYFVERRWRGFSPVLWGLGAVQADLQEALYCGALDMELDDEVLNCGENS; from the coding sequence ATGAAGGTCCTGCAAACCACAATTCTCATCCTCGGCGGAGGAGCTACCGGGACAGGTATTGCCCGGGATCTCGCCCTGCGCGGAGTGAAATGTCTGCTCGCGGAACGGCATGATATCAATGCCGGTGCATCGGGTGGAAACCATGGCTTGCTCCACAGTGGCGCTCGGTACGTGGCTTCCGATATGGAAGCAGCCGTGGAGTGTCGCGAAGAGGGAGAGATCATCAAGCGACTGGCGCCTCAATGTATCGAAGATACTGGAGGACTCTTTGTTGCCGTGGAAGGCGACGACGAGGACTACGTAGCCAATTTCCAGGCCATGTGTGACCGAAGCGGTGTACCTGCTCAGGAGCTGGACCTTGACGAAGCGCGCTCATTGGAGCCGGTGTTGTCGGATAAGCTCATAGCCGCCTATGCCGTGGAAGACGGTGCCATCGATCCGTTCATGCTGTCGCTGGACAACATGGCCCATGCCATGGAACACGAGGCTGAGTATGTTCGCAATGCAAAGGTGATTGGCTTCGTCAAGGAATCCGGAAAGATCAAGCGGACACAATTTCGCCATGAAGTGACCGGTGAGTTGTTCGAGGTGGAGGCGGAGGTTGTCGTCAACGCCACAGGAGCATGGGCAGGGCTGGTGGCCGAACTCGCCGGTGCGTCCATTAACATTTTATATTCTGCCGGCAGTCTTATCATCACGCAGGACAGGCTCACCAAGCGTGTTATCAATCGCCTTCGCAAGGCCGCTGATTCCGATATCCTTGTTCCGGGAGGCACGGTTTCCGTTCTCGGTACCACTTCGGTCACCGTGGAGCATCCCAATGACTGTCGTCCCACCGTCACTGAGGTTGATCGTATCATCGATGATGCACGCGCCATGATCCCGTTGCTTGAGACCACCCGCTACATCCGGGCGTATGCCGGTGTCAGGCCTTTGGTTCTCTCGGGCGACGGCAGCGATGCTCGAAGCGTCAGCCGCGGCTTTTCCCTGATCGATCACGCTGATGATGGCGTGGAAAATTTTGTGACGATCACCGGCGGCAAGTTGACCACCTATCGAATGATGGCCGAAAAGACCGCCGATCTCGTCTGTGGCAAAATCAATGTGACCAAGCCGTGTCTTACGGCAACCGAGCCGCTGCCTGCCTCCACAATGGGACGGTGGACCGAGCCCGGCCTGGGGCCGAAATCATGGATCACCAAACGGGATGGGGACGATCTCATACTGTGTGAATGTGAGATGATCTCCAAGGCCACCATCGACACGATCATCGCCAACATGGGGGATGATCACGGTGAGTCTGCCTTGCAGGCCATCGGGCTGCGAAGCCGTGTCGGCAAAGGCCCGTGTCAGGGTGGATTTTGCGGACTGCGGGTAACCGGTCATCTCTATGATGAAGGGCTTGTGAAATCGCAGCAGGGAATGGATGAGCTCAAGTATTTTGTTGAACGACGGTGGCGCGGCTTCTCTCCGGTTCTGTGGGGGCTTGGCGCTGTACAGGCGGATTTGCAGGAGGCTTTGTACTGCGGTGCGCTGGACATGGAACTGGACGACGAGGTCCTGAACTGCGGAGAGAATTCATGA
- a CDS encoding ABC transporter ATP-binding protein — protein sequence MSLKLKDINKTVGREVHLKDISLDFASGSRYVILGRTLAGKTSLLRIMAGLDRPTTGQVIADNQDVTGVSVRKRSVAMVYQQFINYPSQTIYENIASPLKIQGMKKQEIDERVMTAAKMLHIDTMLDRLPAELSGGQQQRTAIARALVKDVDLLLLDEPLVNLDYKLREELRDELQKIFIERDSVVVYTTTEPTEALMLGGNVVVMHEGRVLQVGPTAEVYMNPATTEVAEVFSDPPINFLTGHIEDGTVNFGNNLSFKATPGMNALDPGEYKFGIRSSQLTLNSEGEDWACIKGEIGLTEINGSETFIHFNFGEESLVAQDNGVHSYDVGSQVSVYAHPNAFYVFNAAGKLVASPAND from the coding sequence ATGAGTTTGAAGCTCAAGGACATCAACAAAACGGTCGGGCGCGAAGTCCACCTCAAAGACATCAGCCTGGATTTTGCGTCAGGCTCTCGCTACGTCATTCTGGGCCGGACGCTGGCTGGAAAAACGTCACTACTGCGAATCATGGCAGGACTGGACCGCCCCACAACAGGACAGGTCATAGCTGACAATCAGGACGTGACCGGTGTTTCGGTCCGTAAACGCAGCGTGGCCATGGTCTACCAGCAATTCATCAACTACCCATCCCAAACCATTTACGAAAACATCGCCTCGCCCCTGAAAATCCAGGGAATGAAGAAGCAGGAAATCGATGAACGTGTCATGACCGCCGCAAAGATGCTGCACATCGACACCATGCTCGACCGCCTCCCGGCAGAGCTTTCCGGTGGGCAGCAACAGCGTACGGCCATTGCACGGGCACTGGTCAAGGATGTTGATCTGTTGTTGCTCGATGAACCGCTCGTCAACCTCGATTACAAACTCCGTGAAGAACTGCGGGACGAGTTGCAGAAAATCTTCATCGAGCGCGATTCCGTCGTTGTCTACACCACCACGGAGCCAACCGAGGCGCTGATGCTGGGCGGCAATGTCGTAGTCATGCACGAAGGTCGCGTTCTCCAGGTCGGCCCCACTGCCGAGGTGTACATGAATCCGGCAACCACGGAAGTGGCAGAAGTATTCAGCGATCCGCCCATCAACTTCCTTACCGGCCACATTGAAGACGGCACTGTCAACTTCGGAAACAACCTGAGCTTCAAAGCCACTCCTGGTATGAACGCATTGGATCCCGGGGAATACAAGTTCGGCATTCGCTCAAGCCAGTTGACCCTCAACTCCGAGGGAGAGGATTGGGCGTGTATCAAGGGCGAGATCGGCCTCACCGAAATCAACGGGTCAGAGACTTTCATCCATTTCAACTTTGGTGAGGAGTCACTCGTTGCCCAGGATAACGGGGTACATTCCTACGACGTCGGAAGTCAGGTTTCGGTATATGCACATCCGAACGCCTTTTATGTTTTTAACGCGGCGGGCAAGCTGGTTGCCTCGCCTGCCAATGATTAG
- the glpB gene encoding glycerol-3-phosphate dehydrogenase subunit GlpB — protein sequence MTGNNTVYDVMVIGSGFAGMAATLFAARRGLSVVQTGATGGIDFSTGFLDLMGVHPISEGKRWSDPWQAIDAAITDFPNHPYALMSHDEIAESIKEFTDFLGEYGLKYVGKEQQNTCIMTPVGTVKRTYRIHKTAWNGAVALESKAPTLIVDFQGLKGFSARQLVENRQKDWPLLRSVRVSFPGSSGELFPEHMAWTLADPKHRVQLAETVRPQLEQVEYVGFPAVLGLTNPAEVVAHLEELLGVKVFEVPTMPPSIAGPRLRSVFDRGLPNLGVKTRSQKMVTAVRMKDHGVMEFDIGKGGGMNTVAAKSAILASGRFFGKGLKAGRTGVLEPVFNIPVHQPERREDWHQKEFFDAKGHPVNMAGIEVDARLRPLGEDGKPVNERLHAAGAILAHHDWMRMKCGAGLAIATAYKAVRELTG from the coding sequence ATGACCGGAAACAATACAGTATATGATGTGATGGTCATCGGCAGCGGGTTTGCCGGAATGGCTGCCACGCTGTTCGCCGCTCGCAGAGGACTGTCCGTTGTCCAGACCGGTGCCACTGGTGGTATCGATTTTAGCACCGGCTTCCTCGATCTGATGGGAGTGCATCCCATTTCAGAAGGTAAACGGTGGAGCGACCCGTGGCAGGCCATCGATGCGGCGATTACCGACTTCCCCAATCATCCCTATGCGTTGATGAGTCACGATGAAATCGCCGAATCCATTAAGGAATTTACCGATTTTCTTGGTGAGTACGGGCTCAAATATGTCGGTAAGGAGCAACAGAACACCTGCATTATGACTCCTGTGGGGACGGTGAAACGGACGTATCGCATTCACAAAACCGCATGGAACGGTGCCGTGGCTCTGGAGAGCAAAGCACCGACATTGATTGTCGATTTTCAAGGCCTCAAGGGATTCAGTGCTCGTCAATTGGTGGAAAACCGCCAAAAAGACTGGCCCTTACTGCGATCTGTTCGCGTGTCTTTCCCCGGTTCTAGCGGTGAGTTGTTCCCGGAGCACATGGCGTGGACGCTTGCTGATCCGAAGCATCGCGTTCAGTTGGCGGAAACTGTTCGACCGCAACTGGAGCAGGTTGAATATGTCGGATTCCCAGCCGTTCTCGGGCTGACCAATCCCGCAGAAGTTGTCGCCCATCTGGAAGAACTGCTTGGGGTCAAGGTCTTTGAAGTGCCGACCATGCCGCCATCCATTGCCGGGCCGCGTCTGCGATCCGTTTTTGATCGGGGACTGCCTAATCTCGGAGTCAAAACTCGCTCGCAAAAAATGGTGACCGCTGTCCGAATGAAGGACCACGGTGTCATGGAGTTTGATATCGGAAAAGGCGGCGGCATGAATACGGTTGCCGCCAAATCGGCGATTTTGGCCAGTGGCCGTTTCTTCGGTAAAGGCTTGAAGGCTGGACGGACCGGTGTGTTGGAGCCTGTCTTCAACATCCCCGTGCACCAGCCGGAAAGACGCGAAGACTGGCACCAAAAAGAGTTTTTTGATGCCAAAGGGCATCCGGTAAATATGGCAGGTATTGAGGTGGATGCTCGCCTTCGACCACTGGGCGAAGACGGGAAACCGGTCAATGAACGACTGCATGCTGCCGGAGCAATACTGGCTCACCATGACTGGATGCGTATGAAATGCGGGGCCGGGCTGGCCATCGCTACGGCTTACAAGGCCGTTCGGGAGTTGACTGGATAA
- a CDS encoding 4Fe-4S dicluster domain-containing protein, whose amino-acid sequence MTFFDIGLILASVICLVGIVRRVAVWSRSPGGAKVDHQSMIRQLLSAVRSFFLDVLLLSRTGRTGMLRWVAHSLVFFGFIGLLLFHALDDYVTVYFFPAYESTLDPWQFIRNLLGLMVLVGVSIMVVRRLVDKRLRSLTRFQDWAAILVVGMIILSGFFLESSKIVSPAVFDRMVRYYYFPESARDLTALKAFWAREYGVVFSAPLPLDDETVEFGASLNEDNCSDCHADTASAFVSKTMATVGAPLAPALNRSGADSVFWYLHIIFCFIGLAALPFGKFLHPLSAPANMLVRGGRRDGAPVASGAAKGLGLDACTRCGECSLHCSVAPSFSVLGNDNILPSEKLRSLHDFRTDSLTEEGVSRFAEGSRICTECLRCTDICSAGINLQDLWIESKKEAAALSPDSNGAVRALPSEFRIAAFEGSTAVPPLFGLADNAESYWACVQCTTCTSVCPVVAVSEDPTRDLDMTPQQIMNLLRMGLKDQAMGVRMVWSCTTCYKCQEHCPQNIRVADVLYEQRNTAAARLREDEE is encoded by the coding sequence ATGACATTCTTCGATATCGGTTTGATTCTCGCCTCAGTGATCTGTCTCGTCGGCATTGTTCGGCGTGTGGCCGTATGGAGCCGATCGCCGGGAGGAGCGAAGGTTGATCACCAATCCATGATCCGTCAATTGCTGTCTGCTGTCCGCTCCTTTTTCCTTGATGTCCTGCTCCTGTCGAGAACCGGCCGGACCGGTATGCTTCGTTGGGTCGCGCATTCTCTGGTTTTCTTCGGTTTCATAGGGCTGCTGCTCTTTCACGCCCTTGATGATTATGTAACCGTATATTTCTTCCCGGCCTATGAATCGACCCTGGATCCATGGCAGTTCATAAGGAACCTGCTCGGATTGATGGTCCTTGTCGGAGTGTCGATCATGGTTGTTCGACGTCTTGTCGATAAGCGGCTGCGCAGCCTGACACGATTTCAGGACTGGGCAGCCATTCTCGTTGTCGGGATGATTATCCTGTCCGGCTTTTTCCTTGAATCATCCAAGATTGTTTCTCCTGCCGTTTTCGACCGAATGGTCCGTTACTATTACTTCCCGGAAAGTGCGCGGGACCTGACCGCACTCAAAGCATTTTGGGCCAGAGAATACGGTGTTGTTTTCAGTGCGCCGTTGCCCCTTGATGACGAGACCGTGGAGTTCGGGGCTTCGTTGAATGAGGACAACTGTTCCGATTGTCACGCTGATACCGCATCGGCTTTTGTCTCAAAGACAATGGCCACCGTGGGCGCGCCCCTTGCTCCGGCATTAAATCGAAGTGGAGCGGACAGTGTCTTCTGGTATCTGCACATCATTTTTTGTTTCATTGGTCTTGCGGCGTTACCATTCGGGAAGTTCCTGCATCCTCTTTCTGCACCGGCCAACATGCTGGTTCGAGGAGGGCGTCGTGACGGAGCACCGGTGGCGTCAGGCGCTGCCAAAGGGCTTGGTCTGGATGCCTGCACCCGCTGTGGCGAATGCAGTCTGCATTGCAGTGTCGCGCCGAGTTTTTCGGTGCTGGGCAATGACAACATACTGCCGTCAGAGAAACTTCGTTCTCTTCACGATTTCAGAACAGACTCCCTTACGGAAGAAGGGGTGAGCCGGTTTGCCGAGGGAAGCAGAATCTGTACGGAGTGTTTGCGCTGTACGGATATTTGTTCGGCCGGGATCAACCTGCAGGATTTGTGGATCGAGTCGAAGAAGGAGGCCGCCGCGCTTTCGCCGGATTCCAACGGGGCTGTGCGCGCACTGCCTTCCGAGTTCAGAATTGCCGCCTTTGAAGGGAGTACCGCTGTGCCGCCCCTGTTCGGGTTGGCAGACAACGCCGAATCCTACTGGGCCTGTGTTCAGTGTACTACCTGCACCAGTGTTTGCCCTGTGGTGGCGGTGAGCGAGGACCCGACCCGTGACCTCGACATGACACCGCAGCAGATCATGAATCTTCTGCGTATGGGCCTCAAGGATCAGGCGATGGGTGTCCGGATGGTTTGGAGTTGCACCACTTGCTACAAGTGCCAGGAGCATTGCCCGCAGAATATTCGCGTGGCAGACGTTCTGTATGAACAGCGAAACACCGCTGCCGCTCGCTTGCGGGAAGATGAGGAATAG
- the glpK gene encoding glycerol kinase GlpK, which translates to MAKYVGAVDSGTTSSRFIIFDEKGRIVGQDQKEHEQIYPRPGWVEHDPMEIWNNTCEVIKGALTKSGIKGSELAAIGITNQRETTVVWDRNTGKPFYNAIVWQCTRTHEICKDLMQDGGQDRFRSKTGLPIATYFSGPKIKWILNNVPEAKAASERGDAMFGTIETWIIWWLTGGPKGGAHVTDVTNASRTMLMDLESLEWDEDILDVMGIPRSGLARIVPSSDSGTWGPTSESGPLGARVPVCGAVGDQQAALVGQTCFAPGQAKNTYGTGCFLLMHTGHEPIQSKHGLITTLAYQFSGRKPSYCLEGSIAIAGALVQWLRDNLQMFESAPEIEAMASKVEDTGGMYIVPAFSGLYAPYWRPDARGVMVGLTRYINRNHIARAVLEATAYQTKDIVEAMNKDSGVELKSLKADGGMVYNELLMQFQSDILDVPVVRPKVAETTCLGAAYAAGIAVGFWSGREELYNNWEEDKTWHPDMSDKDRQKGYSGWKKAIERTYDWVE; encoded by the coding sequence ATGGCTAAATATGTCGGGGCAGTAGATTCGGGAACCACCAGCAGTCGCTTCATAATTTTTGATGAGAAAGGGCGCATCGTCGGCCAGGATCAGAAAGAGCACGAGCAGATATATCCCAGGCCCGGGTGGGTCGAGCATGACCCCATGGAGATATGGAACAACACGTGTGAGGTTATCAAGGGCGCGTTGACCAAGTCTGGAATCAAGGGTTCCGAGCTGGCGGCCATCGGTATAACCAACCAGCGTGAAACCACTGTGGTGTGGGATCGAAATACCGGCAAACCGTTTTACAACGCTATTGTCTGGCAGTGCACCCGTACCCATGAAATCTGCAAGGACCTCATGCAGGACGGTGGACAGGATCGTTTCCGCTCCAAGACCGGATTGCCCATTGCCACCTATTTTTCCGGCCCCAAGATCAAATGGATTCTGAACAATGTGCCGGAAGCCAAGGCTGCTTCCGAGCGAGGCGATGCCATGTTCGGTACCATTGAAACATGGATCATCTGGTGGCTGACAGGCGGCCCCAAGGGCGGCGCACACGTCACCGATGTTACCAATGCCAGCCGGACCATGCTCATGGATTTGGAGTCTTTGGAATGGGATGAAGATATTCTTGATGTGATGGGAATCCCGCGCAGCGGACTTGCCCGTATTGTCCCGTCCTCGGACTCGGGAACATGGGGGCCGACATCCGAAAGCGGTCCTTTGGGGGCCCGTGTGCCGGTCTGTGGCGCGGTGGGGGATCAGCAGGCAGCCCTTGTCGGGCAGACGTGCTTTGCTCCGGGACAGGCCAAGAATACCTACGGAACCGGTTGTTTTCTCCTTATGCACACCGGCCACGAGCCGATCCAGTCCAAGCATGGCCTGATCACCACATTGGCCTACCAGTTCAGCGGACGTAAACCCTCCTATTGTCTCGAAGGCTCTATCGCCATTGCCGGTGCGTTGGTCCAGTGGCTCAGAGACAATCTCCAGATGTTCGAGTCGGCTCCCGAAATTGAGGCCATGGCCAGCAAGGTGGAAGATACGGGCGGCATGTATATCGTCCCGGCTTTTTCCGGATTGTATGCCCCGTACTGGCGCCCGGATGCTCGCGGCGTTATGGTGGGATTGACCCGCTACATCAACCGCAACCACATTGCGCGTGCTGTTCTTGAAGCTACCGCGTATCAGACCAAAGACATTGTCGAGGCCATGAACAAGGATTCGGGCGTCGAACTGAAAAGTCTCAAGGCGGACGGTGGCATGGTCTACAACGAGCTATTGATGCAGTTCCAGTCGGATATCCTTGATGTTCCGGTTGTCCGCCCCAAGGTTGCGGAAACAACCTGTCTGGGCGCCGCCTATGCAGCGGGAATCGCTGTCGGATTCTGGTCCGGTCGGGAGGAGTTGTACAACAACTGGGAAGAGGACAAGACGTGGCACCCCGATATGAGCGACAAGGATCGCCAGAAAGGGTACAGCGGTTGGAAAAAGGCCATTGAGCGAACGTATGACTGGGTAGAATAA
- a CDS encoding ABC transporter ATP-binding protein, whose translation MARIELDEIKHSYLPEPKGEEDFALKRIHTVWEDGGAYALLGPSGCGKTTMLNIISGLLKPSHGSILYDGVDVSAMQPEQRNIAQVFQFPVLYDTMTVYQNLAFPLKNRGVDAEAIDKRVREIADALDLTDDLQKRAANLSADAKQKISLGRGLVRSDVAAILFDEPLTVIDPHLKWDLRRKLKEIHKEFKLTMIYVTHDQVEAMTFADQIVVMYEGEIVQMGTPQELFEDPEHTFVGYFIGSPGMNFLECTLDGHLAAVNEAIIPLDPAYAGRAAKTGGDIKLGIRPMYVEVHDNEVEDGIVAEIEGVEDQGFCKIVTCQFAGHQIKARIKDNRPTPEGRCWLTFPKDKTKIYSNERLVR comes from the coding sequence ATGGCACGCATTGAACTTGATGAAATCAAACACAGCTACCTTCCCGAACCAAAAGGTGAAGAGGACTTCGCACTCAAGCGAATCCACACCGTCTGGGAAGACGGCGGAGCATATGCCCTCCTCGGCCCCTCCGGCTGCGGAAAGACCACCATGCTCAATATTATCTCCGGCCTGCTGAAGCCCTCTCATGGCTCGATTCTTTATGACGGAGTCGATGTCTCCGCCATGCAGCCGGAACAACGCAACATAGCGCAGGTGTTTCAGTTTCCTGTGCTGTACGACACCATGACCGTATATCAGAACCTCGCTTTCCCGCTGAAAAACCGCGGTGTTGATGCGGAGGCCATTGATAAACGGGTCAGGGAAATCGCTGATGCGCTGGACCTCACGGATGACCTCCAGAAGCGCGCAGCCAACCTTTCCGCTGATGCCAAGCAAAAAATATCGTTAGGCCGCGGTCTGGTTCGTTCCGATGTCGCAGCCATCCTCTTTGATGAACCGCTGACGGTCATCGATCCGCATCTTAAATGGGATCTGCGTCGCAAGCTCAAGGAAATCCACAAGGAATTCAAACTCACCATGATCTACGTGACCCATGATCAGGTGGAGGCCATGACCTTCGCCGACCAGATCGTCGTCATGTACGAGGGCGAGATCGTCCAGATGGGTACCCCGCAGGAGCTCTTTGAAGACCCGGAACACACCTTTGTCGGCTACTTCATTGGCAGCCCGGGGATGAACTTCCTCGAATGTACCCTGGACGGCCATCTCGCTGCCGTGAACGAAGCGATCATCCCGCTTGACCCGGCCTATGCCGGACGAGCTGCCAAAACAGGTGGCGATATCAAGCTTGGCATCCGTCCCATGTATGTCGAAGTTCACGATAATGAAGTCGAAGACGGCATCGTCGCCGAAATCGAAGGGGTTGAAGATCAGGGGTTCTGCAAGATCGTGACCTGCCAGTTCGCCGGGCATCAGATCAAGGCGCGCATCAAGGACAACCGGCCCACCCCGGAAGGACGATGTTGGCTGACCTTCCCCAAAGACAAAACCAAAATATACAGCAATGAACGGCTGGTACGATAA
- a CDS encoding DeoR family transcriptional regulator yields the protein MDPITGENEITTGGKHASVRTRHAQIIDLVREQGFVAIGTLADHFNVTPQTIRRDINILSDQGLLQRHHGGAGPIYSTENVDYTDRKVLCYREKQTIARLVAQHIPSRSSLFINMGTTNEEVAKALIHHKRLRVITNNLNVAKTLSGNSDIEVIVTGGVVRPKDCGIVGEAAIDFIRQFKVDYGIIGISGVDKDGTLLDFDYREVTAARSIIDNSRKVFLVTDSTKFGRNAMVRLGSIQEVDAMFTDKLPPAELVKMMKHNEVELHVAE from the coding sequence ATGGACCCCATCACGGGCGAAAACGAAATAACCACCGGCGGAAAACACGCATCGGTTCGCACCAGACACGCGCAAATCATCGATCTGGTACGCGAGCAGGGATTCGTTGCCATTGGAACATTGGCCGACCACTTCAATGTGACTCCCCAAACCATCCGCCGCGACATAAATATTCTTAGCGACCAGGGCCTGCTTCAACGTCATCACGGTGGAGCAGGCCCTATCTATTCCACGGAGAATGTGGACTACACGGATCGCAAAGTGCTCTGCTACAGGGAGAAGCAGACCATCGCCCGACTCGTGGCACAACACATCCCTTCCAGGTCTTCCCTGTTCATCAACATGGGAACAACCAACGAAGAAGTAGCCAAAGCGCTCATTCACCACAAACGACTTCGCGTCATAACCAACAACCTCAATGTAGCCAAAACCCTCAGTGGCAACAGTGACATCGAAGTCATTGTCACCGGTGGAGTAGTTCGTCCCAAGGACTGCGGCATTGTGGGTGAAGCCGCCATTGATTTCATTCGGCAGTTCAAGGTGGACTACGGAATCATCGGGATCAGCGGCGTGGACAAGGATGGCACCCTCCTCGACTTCGATTACAGGGAAGTCACGGCAGCGCGTTCCATCATCGACAACTCGCGCAAGGTCTTCCTTGTGACGGACAGCACCAAATTCGGCAGAAACGCCATGGTGCGACTGGGGAGTATCCAGGAAGTGGATGCCATGTTTACGGACAAGCTACCGCCAGCGGAGCTTGTGAAAATGATGAAACACAACGAGGTGGAACTGCACGTGGCTGAGTAA
- a CDS encoding CoB--CoM heterodisulfide reductase iron-sulfur subunit B family protein, with amino-acid sequence MRYAYFPGCKIAHHLPQYGTAVEAVCDALDIGLEKVEFNCCGWPVRHENELASIFSAIRNFALAEAAGLPIMSPCKCCFGNLKYAVSRVQEDKELAGRVEELLIDDGLSMPTRMEALHFLTVLDEKVGADLLAQRTATPLAGVKVACHYGCHALRPGNVTEFDDPLAPTVFERLMRAIGAEPVEWDLRLECCGHPLRGRDNVISDALMRKKLENAQGAGADIVVTGCTYCQLQFDVERDAKPLGSSMRKAPPAVLAAQLIGMALGLKEDAVGLAENRIPWQSTVLEGYFF; translated from the coding sequence ATGAGATACGCATATTTCCCCGGTTGCAAGATTGCGCATCACCTCCCGCAGTACGGAACTGCTGTGGAGGCCGTCTGTGATGCGCTTGATATCGGCCTGGAGAAGGTGGAGTTCAACTGTTGCGGTTGGCCGGTTCGTCATGAAAACGAGTTGGCGTCTATTTTTTCCGCCATCCGCAATTTTGCTCTGGCAGAAGCTGCCGGTCTTCCGATCATGTCTCCGTGCAAGTGTTGCTTCGGCAATTTGAAGTATGCTGTTTCGCGAGTGCAGGAAGACAAGGAGTTGGCAGGCCGGGTAGAGGAATTATTGATTGATGACGGTTTGTCCATGCCCACGCGGATGGAAGCATTACATTTTCTGACTGTTTTGGATGAAAAGGTCGGGGCCGACCTCCTCGCGCAACGGACCGCAACACCGCTCGCCGGAGTGAAGGTGGCCTGTCACTATGGGTGCCATGCACTTCGACCGGGAAACGTCACCGAGTTTGACGATCCTCTGGCCCCGACCGTTTTCGAGCGACTGATGCGCGCCATTGGTGCCGAGCCTGTGGAGTGGGACTTGCGCCTTGAGTGCTGCGGCCATCCACTGCGTGGAAGGGACAATGTCATTTCCGATGCACTGATGAGGAAAAAACTGGAGAATGCCCAGGGTGCTGGTGCCGATATTGTCGTGACCGGCTGCACGTATTGTCAGTTGCAATTTGATGTGGAGCGTGATGCCAAGCCGCTGGGATCATCCATGCGCAAGGCACCACCTGCTGTTCTGGCGGCTCAGCTCATCGGGATGGCGCTTGGGCTGAAAGAGGATGCCGTAGGGTTGGCTGAAAACAGAATCCCATGGCAATCAACTGTTTTGGAAGGGTACTTTTTTTGA